In Euwallacea similis isolate ESF13 chromosome 19, ESF131.1, whole genome shotgun sequence, the genomic stretch TCAACCACCATGTCACTATGTAGAGGGAAAGAAATTGGATCCAggcaaactttaaaatttgccaTACTCCAGGCTTGAAGTATATTTTGTGCTCTGGGATGGATAACTTTAAGTTTAAGGTGAAAGTTCCTTCATCATTTACCAATGTGTTTGGGATTAccaaaggatttttaaatgtagtttttactgaaaatagTCTATTAATTAGGGACTAATAAGGAGTAAATCAAAGCACTTACTGTCACTTGCTGCATACTTAGCAACAATCTGTTCAAAAGACAAAGTCCTCATATTATCAGGTATTAAATAGGTAAACACACCATCTCCTGAGCATTTCAAAGGTACTGATTGATGTAATCCCAAGTCTGCCTGTAGAATAATATGAGACACACCAGTTACAGCTAATTGTTGGTGAATTATGGCACTATTCATGTGGAAAACGCATGGTGACTTCTTCAACAAGACAAAATATTGCATTGGATTAAGTTTTTAAGATTTCAGCACTTACTTCTTTGATGTCATACTTTAATAAGAGAATAAAGTAATAGGAGGTGACTGCTGGAAACATGGCTTGTATGGTAAATTCCAAAAAGTCTATTTTACCATCATAATTTTGGTCCCATTGGAAAacctcaaaattaaaaaataattgatactTCTACCCTTAGAATCATCTTTTAATCTTCAAGCACtactttttgattaaaatatatttaataacatgAAGTTGATGTTGATGTCAGTTGTAAGACCAGGCACCATCTTATTTTTGTGAcctcaaaaaaaattgtagatttaaACAAACAGTAAAGAAGTTTATCCAAGTTGTGATCACAGTCATTTGTAAATTCTCCAAATTTCatctaaatatctcaaaaactgtagaAGTTAGGtggaacaaaaataattgaaattgaacaCCCTGTTTAACTTCAAGCTTTGAGAAACAGGAATACAATTTGCTGCctttaaattgctttataCTGAAAGAATCTGAAGTTAGTAAATTGATTAAATGACCATAtaaaaataagacaaataaGGTGGTACATAAATAGTAAACTGTTAGCATCTAGTATTTGGAAATACATATATGGTACAAATAATTGAGTGAAAAGTGATGTCTTACGAAATATTGTTGATCAAAGCAAATGTTGCTTTGGAGCATTCCTCCAAGCAGTATTAGGTACTACATGTGTATCTGGTGCAATAGAGTTAAGCGTTACCTTTATGCTAGAACATGGATCCAACTTAGGTTTATTGTCATCTAGTGGAAATGAACTGCAAAATAGAGTTTTGTCCTTAGCAGTAACCCAAAACAGGTACTCTCCATTAAACTTGACATCTGGTTGCTCATAAACTAGGTCTTGTTTTAACCAGAAACCtgtttaaattataacaatgtATCTTAATAGGCTTCTAATGTTTGAACTGTATTCTTGCCTCTCGTTTGATAACAAAGCACAAATGGCAAAGCGACGGCTACTATTTCACAAATCAAAGTTATTAATGTGGCTTTGGACAGCAAACAAGCTTTATACTTTACTTTCAGAACGTTTGTATGCACCTCCAAAACCGTCATAatcacaaaatgaaaaaaaatccactggTTTTTGTAACCAATTATTTGTTTGTATTTGAACATTGCTAACAACACTGTTGCTATGTTCATAAGGTTTGCTACTAACACCATCTTGagggcaaaaaataattttaatttattttttacatatttattaatgacatTATATTTATGCAGTTTCCACAGCACCAGCTGCAGACTCTTCTGAATATTTGCCTTTATCTTTACCCAGTGCAGCCAAACGTCCCTTTGCTCTACGGTCAACAATCTTCTTTCGGTCCTTGTCCATTTTTAGTTTGACAATTACTACCTAGCAAGAAAACTTTGTATTAGCATAGTAGAGTGatatgattaataaaaaattggttcagtttaaaaaatcagagCCAATTTCTCACCATGAGAAAGAGTCAATTTAGCAAAGTATCTATGAGTACACAGAAAACCTGTGTAACCAGTACTCAGCCAAGTTAAACTACTATCGTCTACGAATGGTTTAGATCATCATGATTTCTATGATTTAATTACTATGGTCATATTTCATCAATATATCTAACCTTTGAAGGGTGAATTCCCACATAAACACTAGCTCCATTTGCTTTTTCCCTTTGTATCCTTTCAATATAAATGACAAACTTCTTCCTGTATACTTGGACCACCTTGCCAACTTGTTGTCCTTTGTAGTGGCCTCTTACAACCTACAGAAAAACATCATGAAActgtaagaaaaaacaaacaacttTAACGTACATAACATGTACAGTAAGCAGCAGAAGAAACATGTTATATGTAATATTCACTTGTGAACCCACCTGAACTTCATCATCTTTTCTAATGGGCATGGAACGAACACTATATTTTTGTCGAAGTTCCTTGGATAGGGGAGTTGACATAAGCGTTCTCTTAACATGAGAGGGTGCAGTGAAATGCCGCTTCCTGTTCTTATTTCGGGACGCTGAGACCAGTTTGTTGAACTTCATGGTGATCCTGTGTCgattttcactttaaaaacattaacgTATAAACttttaagtattaaattataagTAAATACTATAATGTTAAAACTCTAACGGAACGATTTTTAGAAGAtcagttattaatattaatcagTAGTATTCtgatttttgtgttaatttgaaaCGATGATTGTAGATTTctccaaaattattttttacctacCAACAGCAATAACACAGGAACGAGAAGGAAAGCTAAGAACTCAATTTGACATTGGCAGAATTGGAAAAGACAGGTTGTAGAGCAAAGGTCTTTTCAATTATGCTTGGAACCGTCGAGAGCACAGGCAATATTTGGATTACTGTCTCCTACGCACTCGGTGGAGTAATATGACCCCAGAAAGCCATCTAGTTCATTTCGATATGTCGAAAATTGTcgtaataaaacaaaaatagaaaaaaagttggCACTTTTGAATGCCTGAGTTCGTTGCAACTGTAAGAATACATGTTAGAGCTGTCAATTTTAGCAGTGACATGCGACATTAAGAATCTTATTAGGTTATGATGACAAATATTTGTATTCAATTTGATAATTactatttcttttaataaaattattttaatgctgTAAGTTACATCCATAGGTGAGGTCACTActtttacaattaataaaactcACCTATGGAGAAACTAACTACTTTGCGAGGTATAATTCGGGAATTCAGATATGCACTACCTGAAAGGTCTCTGAAAGACAATctgattttcaattatttgatGAAACAATACAGGAAATATAAGACCACTGATCAGCAATTGTGCAAAGCACAGTAAGTATATAATTTTGATGGAAGAGTTAAAGTAAGTCATTTTTGTAGAGAGGAGATGAACTTTATTGCCAACAGCTATTTGTGTTACTTAAGAAGCTCCCGACTATCTCAAGAAATTCATGATGAGTTTCATGGCAAAGGTGAGAGAACTGTGCAAGAGACTGCAGACATGATAGGATTCAAATTGCCTCATGATCCTAAATAGACTTGATGTTGGTATTTGTAAATACAAGATAGTTTCAACTTAGATAATATAAAGATAGCATATATATTAGTATTATTACTGCACTCACTATATCTGAGGTCTACAGTGGCCTCTTTGTCATTCCTAAGCATGTTCAAGTTTCAGTTCTTCAAAAACATACTCACATCTCTGAATAACATCTTGTTTAAATTCTCTGGCTCATCAGTACTCTGCCAAAAGATCAAATGGTGTTgttgttttcttaattttgcTCCTCTTAGGCAGTTAACCTCACATTCAATTAGCAGTCGGTCTTAGTATATCCTGACTACCTTAACTCTTTGCACTTTTAtgagcttttatttttaatgactcACTTTTGAATTTCATCATAGATTTATCTCTGACATACTTTGCTATAAAGATTACCTgttgttttatattttgatgTGTAAAACTGAttggttaaaaatatttttccttcaatcTTTCAAATGCATAAATTTAATCTGGAAAACATTAACAATTTCCTAACGTTTTTTCAGCAACTGATTTATATGGTTGAAGatataattatcattattattacgtGATCTAATTATACTTTTTCTTGGAGAACTTATATTCTGCCCTACTGTGTCATTTTGATTGTTCCCAAGGATGTACGTTCTAGTCCAGTTAGCTAAGgtgctaaaaataaaacttcaagTTATTAGTTAAatcattagtttttaataattccttcATTTTACTTGCAAGTAAATGAAAGTACctaaagtaaaaaagtaaaaaaacataattgacTCCATAGTCAAAATGTCTAGACATAGGTTTGTATGCAAAATGCATGAATTAGTAAATGGCCACAAATACagttaaaataaactaaaaactttGTAAGGAACAAATCCGAAATTAATTGGAGGACCCAGTAAGCTAATGAACACTTAGAAAGATTATTTGCTAGGAATGGAGAA encodes the following:
- the LOC136415088 gene encoding transmembrane protein 231 is translated as MVLVANLMNIATVLLAMFKYKQIIGYKNQWIFFHFVIMTVLEVHTNVLKVKYKACLLSKATLITLICEIVAVALPFVLCYQTRGFWLKQDLVYEQPDVKFNGEYLFWVTAKDKTLFCSSFPLDDNKPKLDPCSSIKVFQWDQNYDGKIDFLEFTIQAMFPAVTSYYFILLLKYDIKEKSPCVFHMNSAIIHQQLAVTGVSHIILQADLGLHQSVPLKCSGDGVFTYLIPDNMRTLSFEQIVAKYAASDIKTTFKNPLVIPNTLVNDEGTFTLNLKLSIPEHKIYFKPGVWQILKFAWIQFLSLYIVTWWLISGIKDYIFRNNLVLLYKDKTCLNK
- the RpL26 gene encoding large ribosomal subunit protein uL24; the protein is MKFNKLVSASRNKNRKRHFTAPSHVKRTLMSTPLSKELRQKYSVRSMPIRKDDEVQVVRGHYKGQQVGKVVQVYRKKFVIYIERIQREKANGASVYVGIHPSKVVIVKLKMDKDRKKIVDRRAKGRLAALGKDKGKYSEESAAGAVETA
- the LOC136415094 gene encoding protein FMC1 homolog; this translates as MEKLTTLRGIIREFRYALPERSLKDNLIFNYLMKQYRKYKTTDQQLCKAQEEMNFIANSYLCYLRSSRLSQEIHDEFHGKGERTVQETADMIGFKLPHDPK